Proteins co-encoded in one Pseudophryne corroboree isolate aPseCor3 chromosome 1, aPseCor3.hap2, whole genome shotgun sequence genomic window:
- the LOC134939453 gene encoding gastrula zinc finger protein XlCGF8.2DB-like, translating into MENSSGEENENDQEGNTVKSKPRRQCRKTENDSPNEFPHRKPSQKGKAVNENSDTTNTCTKDQAKFSCEHCGKQFHRKPNYIVHQRTHTGERPYICSECGKCFTQSSSLFRHLRVHAEVKPYTCLECGKTFTQNAHLITHTRIHTSEKPYCCRECGKCFSSSSNLVKHQKVHTGEKSWHCTVCWKSFSCSTQLRAHFRVHTKEKPYMCSMCGKSFSSSSNLVTHQRVHTGERPYACTECSKRFTQSSALLQHLKTHAKERPCVCPECGKCYTDEASLGRHKKIHTDEKLFTCSECGKSFSGNSALVRHQRVHSVERPYTCAECGKTFKHKSTVVRHSKVHMEEKSFVCTDCPEILKDNWSLLMHRKTHNERSPVIH; encoded by the coding sequence ATGGAAAATTCCAGTGGTGAAGAAAATGAGAATGACCAAGAAGGCAATACCGTAAAGTCCAAACCGAGAAGACAGTGCAGAAAAACAGAAAATGACTCACCAAATGAGTTCCCGCACAGGAAGCCCTCTCAGAAAGGGAAGGCTGTGAATGAGAACTCTGACACAACAAATACCTGCACTAAGGATCAAGCTAAGTTTTCTTGTGAGCATTGCGGGAAACAATTTCACAGAAAGCCAAACTACATTGTGCATCAAAGAACGCATACTGGGGAAAGGCCTTACATATGTAGTGAATGCGGAAAATGCTTTACACAAAGCTCCAGTCTGTTTAGGCACCTGAGAGTTCACGCAGAAGTGAAACCCTACACTTGCTTAGAATGTGGCAAAACCTTTACACAGAATGCCCATCTTATCACTCACACGAGGATCCACACAAGTGAAAAGCCCTATTGCTGTAGAGAATGTGGCAAGTGTTTTAGCAGCAGTTCAAACCTGGTAAAGCATCAGAAAGTTCACACAGGTGAAAAATCATGGCACTGCACTGTGTGCTGGAAGAGTTTTTCCTGCAGCACCCAGCTTCGAGCACATTTTAGAGTTCACACAAAAGAGAAGCCATACATGTGCAGTATGTGTGGAAAAAGCTTTAGCAGCAGTTCAAACCTGGTAACTCACCAGAGGGTTCATACAGGAGAAAGGCCGTATGCCTGCACAGAGTGCAGCAAACGCTTTACCCAAAGTTCCGCACTTCTACAGCATCTCAAAACTCATGCCAAAGAAAGACCCTGTGTGTGCCCCGAGTGTGGAAAGTGTTACACAGATGAAGCCAGCCTCGGGAGGCACAAGAAAATTCACACAGATGAGAAATTATTTACATGTTCAGAGTGTGGAAAAAGTTTCAGTGGCAACTCCGCACTGGTTAGACATCAACGTGTCCATTCAGTGGAGAGGCCTTATACCTGTGCTGAGTGTGGGAAAACATTTAAACACAAATCTACAGTTGTAAGGCACAGTAAGGTTCACATGGAAGAGAAGTCTTTTGTCTGCACAGACTGCCCAGAAATATTAAAAGATAACTGGAGCCTTTTAATGCACAGAAAAACACATAATGAAAGAAGTCCAGTAATACATTAA